The DNA sequence ATCACGGGTCAGCGCCGTCTACACCGCGCCGCCGCGCGACAGCTTCGTGGTCGCACTGAAGGATGTGAAGGAGGCCTGGGAGCTTTCCTACGCCGGGGAGCCAGATTTCGAACCTCGGCGCATCGAAGCCGCGGACTTTCTCGATGATTTCTCCTTCACACCCGACTATCGCCACCTGCTCGCCACCTCGCGCAAGGCCCACGGCGGCCAGGTGATCGACCTCGACACTGGCAAGGCCGTCACCGACATTCCGCTGCCCGGCATGCCGCACCTGGGTTCGGGCATCTACTGGAGACGCGGCGGCGAATGGGTGTTCGCCACCCCGAATGTCAGCAAGGGCCTGATCTCAGTGCTCGACATGCAGAGCTGGAAGCTGATCAAGGAGATTCCCACCGAAGGTCCGGGCTTCTTCATGCGCAGCCATGAGCATTCGAAGTACGCCTGGACCGACGTCTTCTTCGGCCCCAACAACGATGCCGTGCACCTGATCGACAAACAGACCCTGGAAGTCGCCCACACCCTGCGCCCGATGCCCGGCAAGAACGCCGCGCACGTGGAGTTCACCAGGGACGGCAAGCACCTGTTGCTCAGCGTCTGGGACACCGACGGCGCGCTGATCGTCTACGACAGCGACACCCTGGAAGAGATCAAGCGCATCCCGATGAACAAGCCCTCGGGCAAGTACAACGTCGGCAACAAGATCGAATTCGCCGAAGGGACATCGCATTGAAGGCGGAGGACGATAGAAGCGCCGGAAGCTCAGGGCTGGGGCGTAAGCTATAGGATCGTAGGGTGGGCTTCAGCCCACCATAATGGGCCCAAATGGTACCCGGTGGGCTGAAGCCCACCCTACCGAGGCCGTCAGGCTAGTGATCCACCGCAGCTACCTCAGCCTCCAGTGACGTTATCGGCTTATCTACTTTTATCTTTCATTCCAAGCTGCTTTCATATCGACCCGATTGATATGAGTCCCCAACCATGGATATAGATCTCGCCCGCACTTTTCTCGAGATCATTCGCAGCGGCAGCTTCGTCGCCACGGCTGAGCGGCTGCATATCACGCAAACGGCGGTGACCGCGCGAGTACGCAGTCTGGAAACGCAGCTCGGCTGTCGGCTGTTCATACGAAACCGCGCCGGCGCGCGGCTGACCAGTGATGGCGAGCGCTTCGTCACCTATGCCACGCAACTGGTGCAGACCTGGGAAACCGCGCGGCGCGATCTGCCGTTGCCGCGCGGTTTCGACAATCTGCTGTCGCTCGGTGCCGAGGTGAGCCTGTGCAACCCGCTGATGCTTGCTTGGGTCCAGCGCCTGCGCCAGGAAATGCCCGATCACGCGCTTCGCAACGAGGTGGACAGCGGCACCGCCTTGCAGAAGCAACTCGACCTCGGCGCACTGGACGCGGCGCTGGTGCATCAACCCGAATACTGGCCGGGCCTGCAGGTCGAGCAGCTACTGGAAGAAAAGCTGATCCAGGTGGAGCACTGCAGCATCGCGGAGCCCTACGTCTATGTGGATTGGGGCCCCGCGTTTCGCCAACAGCACGATCTTGCGCTGCCGGGCCACATCCGCACGGCGATGTCGTTCAGCCTGGGCCCGCTGGCCCTGCAGTACCTGATGCAGTGCGGTGGTCGTGGCTACTTCCGCACGCGAGTGGTGCAACGCTATCTGGACGAAG is a window from the Pseudomonas sp. MTM4 genome containing:
- a CDS encoding LysR family transcriptional regulator, with the protein product MDIDLARTFLEIIRSGSFVATAERLHITQTAVTARVRSLETQLGCRLFIRNRAGARLTSDGERFVTYATQLVQTWETARRDLPLPRGFDNLLSLGAEVSLCNPLMLAWVQRLRQEMPDHALRNEVDSGTALQKQLDLGALDAALVHQPEYWPGLQVEQLLEEKLIQVEHCSIAEPYVYVDWGPAFRQQHDLALPGHIRTAMSFSLGPLALQYLMQCGGRGYFRTRVVQRYLDEGALKRVEHAPEFSYPVYLVYARAAQSPALFKAIELLREVAEDDYDWSRWNYQIE